In Salinisphaera sp. T31B1, the following are encoded in one genomic region:
- the atpA gene encoding F0F1 ATP synthase subunit alpha: protein MQLNPSEISDLIKKRIDNFESVTESRNVGTLVSLADGIAKIHGLANAMQGEMLEFPGGTFGIALNLERDSVGAVLMGEYTHISEGCEVKTTGRILEVPVGDELLGRVVDPLGNPIDGKGELGATQTSPIEKVAPGVIERQSVDEPVQTGLKSIDAMIPIGRGQRELIIGDRQIGKTAIAIDAIINQKNTGIKCIYVAIGQKNSSIANVVRKLEEQGAMDHTIVVAAGAAISPALQYIAPYAGCSMGEFFRDKGEDALIVYDDLSKQAVAYRQISLLLRRPPGREAYPGDVFYLHSRLLERASRINADYVEKLTDGKVTGQTGSLTALPIIETQAGDVSAFVPTNVISITDGQIYLETDMFNAGTRPAVNAGLSVSRVGGSAQTKIIKKLGGGVRLALAQYRELAAFAQFASDLDEATRKQLEHGERVTQLMIQKQYAPLSVALMASSLFAAEKGYLDDVEAEKVVDFEASLHQYMESEQKALVDKINETGDYSDEIQSELHTAMKEFKETHTW from the coding sequence ATGCAACTCAATCCGTCGGAAATCTCAGACCTGATCAAGAAACGGATCGATAACTTCGAATCCGTGACCGAGTCGCGCAACGTCGGCACGCTGGTGAGCCTGGCGGACGGGATTGCCAAAATCCACGGTCTGGCCAACGCCATGCAGGGCGAGATGCTCGAGTTCCCGGGCGGCACCTTCGGTATCGCGCTCAACCTCGAGCGGGATTCAGTGGGTGCGGTGCTCATGGGCGAGTACACGCATATCTCCGAGGGCTGCGAGGTCAAGACGACCGGTCGTATCCTGGAGGTGCCGGTCGGCGACGAGCTGCTCGGCCGCGTGGTCGATCCGCTGGGCAACCCGATCGATGGCAAGGGCGAGCTGGGCGCCACCCAGACATCGCCGATCGAAAAGGTCGCGCCGGGCGTGATCGAGCGTCAGTCGGTCGACGAGCCGGTACAGACCGGCCTGAAATCCATCGACGCCATGATCCCCATCGGTCGTGGCCAGCGTGAGCTGATCATCGGCGATCGCCAGATCGGCAAGACCGCGATCGCGATCGACGCGATCATCAATCAGAAGAACACCGGCATCAAATGCATCTACGTGGCCATCGGGCAGAAGAACAGCTCGATCGCCAACGTCGTGCGCAAGCTCGAAGAGCAGGGCGCGATGGATCACACCATCGTCGTGGCCGCCGGTGCCGCGATCTCGCCGGCGCTGCAGTACATCGCGCCGTATGCCGGCTGCTCGATGGGCGAGTTCTTCCGCGACAAGGGCGAAGACGCGCTGATCGTCTATGACGATCTGTCCAAGCAGGCGGTGGCCTATCGCCAGATTTCCCTGCTGTTGCGCCGTCCGCCGGGCCGTGAAGCCTATCCGGGCGACGTGTTCTATCTCCACTCCCGGTTGCTCGAGCGCGCGTCGCGTATCAACGCCGATTATGTCGAGAAGCTGACCGACGGCAAGGTCACCGGCCAGACCGGTTCGCTGACGGCGCTGCCGATCATCGAAACACAGGCCGGCGACGTGTCCGCGTTCGTGCCAACCAACGTGATCTCGATCACCGACGGCCAGATCTATCTGGAAACCGACATGTTCAACGCCGGTACACGACCGGCCGTGAATGCCGGTCTGTCGGTATCGCGTGTGGGCGGCTCGGCTCAGACCAAGATCATCAAGAAGCTCGGTGGCGGTGTGCGTCTGGCACTGGCCCAGTATCGTGAGCTGGCCGCGTTCGCCCAGTTCGCCTCCGATCTTGACGAGGCGACCCGCAAGCAGCTCGAGCACGGTGAGCGTGTCACCCAGCTGATGATTCAGAAACAGTACGCCCCGTTGTCGGTGGCGCTGATGGCATCGTCTTTGTTCGCGGCCGAGAAAGGCTATCTGGACGACGTCGAGGCCGAGAAGGTCGTCGATTTCGAAGCGTCGCTGCATCAGTACATGGAATCCGAGCAGAAGGCGCTGGTCGACAAGATCAACGAAACCGGCGATTACAGCGACGAGATCCAGTCGGAGCTGCATACCGCGATGAAGGAATTCAAGGAAACCCATACCTGGTAA
- a CDS encoding F0F1 ATP synthase subunit delta, whose product MAEMQTLARPYADAVFELAEAKGELDAWSTSLAALSAIVDNEDVAALMDNPGVGDTVLAEAVIGVGAEDLNEGARNLVRLLIENDRLRLAPSIAALFEQRKAEAESRVDVRVTSAVAFSDEQQAALAKSLEKRLSRTVRLSFEQDENVIGGAVIRAGDLVIDGSLRAQLERMRTTLAH is encoded by the coding sequence ATGGCCGAGATGCAGACGCTGGCCCGGCCGTACGCCGATGCGGTGTTCGAGCTGGCCGAGGCCAAGGGTGAGCTCGACGCCTGGTCGACCTCGCTGGCCGCGCTGTCGGCGATCGTCGACAACGAGGACGTGGCGGCCTTGATGGATAACCCGGGCGTCGGCGATACGGTGCTGGCAGAGGCCGTCATCGGCGTCGGTGCCGAGGACCTGAACGAAGGCGCCCGGAATCTCGTGCGTCTGCTGATCGAGAACGACCGGCTACGGCTGGCGCCGTCCATCGCCGCATTGTTCGAGCAGCGCAAGGCCGAAGCGGAGAGCCGCGTCGATGTGCGCGTCACCTCGGCGGTCGCGTTCAGCGACGAGCAGCAGGCCGCACTGGCCAAGTCGTTGGAGAAGCGTCTGTCGCGCACGGTGCGTCTGAGCTTCGAGCAGGATGAAAACGTGATCGGTGGCGCGGTGATCCGTGCCGGCGATCTGGTGATCGATGGGTCGCTGCGCGCCCAGCTCGAGCGCATGCGCACCACGCTCGCGCACTAG
- the atpE gene encoding F0F1 ATP synthase subunit C, whose translation MEQAIADVQGMTALAVAILIGFGAIGTALGFGLLGGKFLEGLARQPEMAPMLTGRMFLIAGLLDAVSMIGVGIALFLTFANPFVAAVQSAGG comes from the coding sequence ATGGAACAAGCAATTGCCGACGTCCAGGGCATGACCGCCCTTGCTGTTGCAATCCTGATCGGTTTCGGCGCCATCGGCACCGCGCTTGGCTTTGGCCTGCTGGGCGGCAAGTTTCTCGAAGGTCTGGCCCGCCAGCCGGAAATGGCCCCGATGCTCACCGGCCGCATGTTCCTTATCGCCGGTCTGCTTGACGCGGTCTCGATGATCGGCGTGGGTATCGCCCTGTTCCTGACGTTCGCCAACCCCTTCGTGGCGGCGGTCCAGTCGGCAGGCGGCTAA
- a CDS encoding glucan biosynthesis protein, which translates to MERHCPLGLLRGLVVCAMLATPLVPAFAADAADTSAPRSDPAASADAKGGADASAGARDNAQAPDERPAQAFGYDQVVEKAKALAAKGYTPPAQIPKFLQDFDFAQLDQIQYRADQALWHDAGLGFEAMFYHPGSYYTHAVKMNLVNANGVTPFAFDKNRYTYPNDDLKNRVPDDLGYAGFKLLHELDKPGKLDEVVSFLGASYFRGLGADEHYGLSARGLAINTGSDKGEEFPSFVEFWLVEPAKDGDDITAYALLDSPSVSGAYRFMITPGSATVTHVEMTLFTRKGIDKLGVAPLTSMFTWGENSLTRLDDYRPEAHDSDGMLISSANGEWVWRPLVNPQKLWMNQFSANNVRGFGLLQRDRNFDHYQDLDYEYEKRPNAWITPAGDWGEGHLELVQIPSDSEVNDNIALYWVPKEPVTAGQRLHYGYDIRWSADQAAPDSLGHAVASRIGRAAVVPGQPRDSIRVAIEFTGGELGNLVDANSVQPRVNAMRDATINNIQAVRNPHTGGWRLTFLVPTASLDSPLELRAYLADSKGGALTETWTYALAP; encoded by the coding sequence ATGGAAAGGCACTGCCCATTGGGCCTGCTTCGAGGGCTTGTCGTGTGCGCGATGCTCGCCACGCCGCTCGTTCCCGCATTTGCCGCGGATGCGGCCGATACGTCGGCCCCCAGGAGCGATCCGGCCGCGTCGGCGGACGCCAAGGGCGGCGCCGACGCGAGCGCCGGTGCGCGGGACAACGCACAAGCACCCGACGAGCGCCCGGCTCAGGCGTTCGGCTACGACCAGGTCGTCGAAAAAGCCAAGGCGCTTGCCGCCAAGGGTTACACGCCGCCCGCGCAAATTCCGAAATTCCTCCAGGATTTCGATTTCGCCCAGCTGGACCAGATTCAGTACAGAGCCGATCAGGCGCTGTGGCACGATGCCGGGCTTGGCTTCGAGGCCATGTTCTATCACCCGGGCTCCTACTACACCCATGCGGTGAAGATGAATCTAGTCAACGCCAACGGTGTCACCCCGTTCGCCTTCGACAAGAATCGCTACACCTACCCCAACGACGACTTGAAAAACCGTGTGCCGGATGATCTTGGCTATGCGGGCTTCAAACTCCTGCATGAGCTCGACAAACCGGGCAAGCTGGACGAAGTGGTGTCGTTCCTGGGGGCGTCGTATTTCCGCGGCCTGGGTGCCGACGAGCATTACGGCCTGTCGGCGCGTGGCCTGGCGATCAATACCGGCAGCGACAAGGGCGAAGAGTTTCCCTCCTTCGTCGAGTTCTGGCTGGTCGAGCCGGCCAAGGACGGCGACGACATCACGGCCTATGCGCTGCTGGATTCGCCCAGCGTATCGGGTGCCTATCGATTCATGATCACCCCCGGTTCGGCCACGGTCACCCATGTCGAAATGACCCTGTTCACCCGCAAGGGCATCGACAAGCTGGGCGTAGCACCGCTGACGAGCATGTTCACCTGGGGCGAAAACAGTCTGACCCGGCTCGACGACTACCGCCCTGAAGCACATGATTCAGACGGTATGCTGATCTCGTCGGCCAACGGCGAATGGGTCTGGCGGCCCTTGGTCAACCCGCAGAAACTGTGGATGAACCAATTCTCGGCCAACAACGTGCGTGGGTTCGGGTTGCTGCAGCGCGATCGTAATTTCGATCACTACCAGGATCTGGACTACGAATACGAAAAAAGGCCGAATGCATGGATCACGCCCGCCGGCGACTGGGGTGAGGGCCATCTGGAGTTGGTCCAGATTCCTTCGGACAGCGAGGTGAACGACAACATCGCGTTGTACTGGGTGCCCAAGGAGCCGGTCACGGCCGGACAGCGTTTGCACTACGGCTACGATATCCGCTGGAGCGCCGACCAGGCCGCACCGGATTCGCTGGGCCATGCGGTTGCCTCGCGTATTGGCCGTGCGGCCGTGGTGCCGGGCCAGCCGCGTGATTCGATCCGTGTGGCCATCGAGTTCACCGGTGGTGAGCTGGGCAATCTAGTCGATGCCAATTCGGTTCAGCCGCGTGTCAACGCCATGCGCGATGCGACCATCAACAACATTCAGGCGGTGCGCAACCCGCATACCGGCGGCTGGCGCCTGACCTTCCTCGTGCCGACCGCGTCGCTGGATTCGCCGCTGGAACTGCGTGCCTATCTGGCCGATAGCAAGGGCGGGGCGTTGACCGAAACCTGGACATACGCGCTCGCCCCGTGA
- a CDS encoding F0F1 ATP synthase subunit B yields MSINATLLAQMIVFAVFVWFTMKFVWPPIMTAMRERQKRISEGLAAAERGVRELNEATAKAEEMVGKAREQAQEILSNAQRQANETLDRARDEARAEGDRIVTAAREEIDQAVASAKEDLRREVGTLAVAGAERILKREIDAKAHNDIIDDLVAEIR; encoded by the coding sequence ATGAGCATCAATGCCACATTGCTGGCCCAGATGATCGTCTTCGCGGTCTTTGTCTGGTTCACGATGAAGTTCGTTTGGCCGCCGATCATGACGGCCATGCGCGAGCGCCAGAAGCGGATCAGCGAAGGCCTCGCAGCGGCCGAGCGCGGCGTGCGCGAGCTCAACGAAGCCACGGCCAAGGCCGAGGAGATGGTGGGCAAGGCGCGCGAGCAGGCCCAGGAAATCCTGAGCAACGCCCAGCGTCAGGCCAACGAAACCCTCGATCGGGCCCGTGACGAGGCGCGCGCCGAGGGCGATCGCATCGTTACCGCCGCCCGCGAGGAGATCGACCAGGCCGTGGCATCGGCCAAGGAAGATCTGCGCCGCGAGGTCGGTACGCTGGCCGTGGCCGGCGCCGAGCGCATACTCAAGCGCGAGATCGATGCCAAGGCGCATAACGACATCATCGACGACCTCGTCGCGGAGATTCGCTAG
- the atpD gene encoding F0F1 ATP synthase subunit beta, whose translation MSSGKIVQIIGPVVDVEFDRDSLPKIHDALILKEKDLVLEVEQQIGDGVVRCIAMGVTEGLTRGGTVENTGAAISVPVGQKTLGRIMDVLGRPIDNQGEIGAEESAPIHRAAPSFEDQAGGQELLETGIKVIDLLCPFAKGGKVGLFGGAGVGKTVNMMELIRNIAAEHSGYSVFAGVGERTREGNDFYYEMKESNVIDKVALVYGQMNEPPGNRLRVALTGLTMAEFFRDEGRDVLLFVDNIYRYTLAGTEVSALLGRMPSAVGYQPTLAEEMGLLQERITSTKTGSITSVQAVYVPADDLTDPSPATTFAHLDATVVLARGIAERGIYPAVDPLDSTSRQLDPNVIGNDHYQCARDVQQTLQRYRELKDIIAILGMDELSEEDKLSVSRARKIERFLSQPFFVAEVFTGSPGKYVPLAETIRGFRGIVDGEYDHLPEQAFYMVGTIDEAVKKGEDLGKKAA comes from the coding sequence ATGAGTAGCGGTAAAATCGTACAGATCATCGGCCCCGTCGTGGACGTGGAGTTCGATCGTGATTCGTTGCCCAAGATTCACGACGCGCTGATTCTCAAGGAAAAGGATCTGGTGCTGGAAGTCGAGCAACAGATCGGCGACGGCGTCGTGCGTTGTATTGCCATGGGCGTCACCGAGGGCTTGACCCGCGGCGGCACCGTGGAGAACACGGGTGCTGCGATTTCGGTCCCGGTGGGTCAGAAGACGCTTGGTCGTATCATGGATGTGCTCGGCCGGCCCATCGACAACCAGGGTGAGATCGGCGCCGAGGAGAGCGCGCCGATCCACCGTGCCGCCCCTTCGTTCGAAGATCAGGCCGGCGGTCAGGAGTTGCTCGAGACGGGCATCAAGGTCATCGACCTGCTTTGCCCGTTCGCCAAGGGCGGCAAGGTCGGCCTGTTCGGCGGCGCCGGCGTGGGCAAGACCGTCAACATGATGGAGCTTATCCGCAACATCGCGGCCGAGCACTCGGGCTACTCCGTGTTCGCCGGTGTCGGCGAGCGCACGCGTGAGGGCAACGACTTCTACTACGAGATGAAGGAGTCGAACGTCATCGACAAGGTGGCGCTGGTCTACGGCCAGATGAACGAGCCGCCGGGCAACCGTCTGCGCGTGGCCCTGACCGGCCTGACGATGGCCGAGTTCTTCCGTGACGAAGGGCGCGACGTGCTGCTGTTTGTCGACAACATCTACCGTTATACGCTGGCCGGTACCGAAGTCTCGGCGCTGCTGGGCCGCATGCCGTCTGCGGTGGGCTATCAGCCGACGCTGGCCGAGGAAATGGGGCTGTTGCAGGAGCGCATCACCTCCACCAAGACCGGGTCGATCACCTCCGTGCAGGCTGTCTACGTGCCGGCGGACGATCTGACCGACCCCTCGCCGGCTACCACGTTCGCCCATCTGGACGCGACCGTGGTGCTGGCACGTGGTATCGCCGAGCGCGGTATCTACCCGGCGGTGGATCCGCTCGACTCGACGTCGCGTCAGCTGGATCCGAACGTCATTGGCAACGACCACTACCAATGTGCACGTGACGTTCAGCAGACACTGCAGCGGTATCGCGAGCTCAAGGACATCATCGCCATTCTGGGCATGGACGAGCTCTCCGAAGAGGACAAGCTGTCGGTATCGCGCGCTCGCAAGATCGAACGCTTCCTGTCGCAGCCGTTCTTCGTGGCCGAGGTATTCACCGGTTCGCCGGGTAAATATGTACCGCTGGCCGAGACGATCCGCGGCTTCCGCGGTATTGTCGACGGCGAGTACGATCACCTGCCTGAACAGGCGTTCTACATGGTCGGCACCATCGACGAGGCCGTGAAGAAAGGCGAGGATCTGGGCAAGAAGGCGGCCTGA
- the atpB gene encoding F0F1 ATP synthase subunit A: protein MASAEEGGSSTATQYIQHHLTNLKFDLGSMQFDGHASGFWVLNVDSLFFAILLGVFFLFFFRLAAKKATATEPGGLQNFVEMVVDFTDTQVRDIFHGQSKLIAPLALTIFVWVFLMNFMDLIPVDALPVAAHASGIEYLKVVPSTDLNITFGLSLSVFALMIFYSIKIKGGLGFLKEMLTHPFGPWLAPFNFALFVVETVAKPVSLSLRLFGNLYAGELIFILIAVFTLGAGASLLAVPMFILQILLGVGWAIFHILVITLQAYIFGMLTIVYLSMAQEHH, encoded by the coding sequence ATGGCCAGTGCCGAAGAGGGCGGCAGCAGCACCGCCACCCAATACATCCAGCATCACCTGACGAACCTGAAGTTCGATCTGGGCAGCATGCAGTTCGACGGACACGCCAGTGGTTTCTGGGTGCTCAACGTCGACAGCCTGTTCTTTGCGATCTTGCTCGGCGTGTTCTTCCTGTTCTTTTTCCGTCTGGCGGCCAAGAAGGCGACCGCGACGGAGCCGGGCGGGCTGCAGAATTTCGTGGAAATGGTGGTCGATTTCACCGACACCCAGGTGCGCGATATCTTCCATGGTCAGTCGAAGCTCATCGCGCCGCTGGCGCTGACGATCTTCGTCTGGGTGTTCCTGATGAACTTCATGGACCTGATCCCGGTCGACGCCCTGCCGGTCGCCGCCCATGCCAGCGGCATCGAATACCTCAAGGTCGTGCCCTCGACCGATCTGAACATCACCTTCGGCCTGTCGCTGTCGGTGTTTGCGCTAATGATCTTCTACAGCATAAAGATCAAGGGTGGCCTGGGCTTTCTCAAGGAAATGCTTACGCACCCGTTCGGGCCGTGGCTGGCGCCGTTCAACTTCGCGTTGTTCGTGGTCGAGACCGTCGCCAAGCCGGTTTCGCTGTCGCTGCGACTGTTCGGCAACCTGTATGCCGGTGAGCTGATCTTCATCCTGATCGCCGTGTTCACGCTCGGCGCGGGCGCGAGCCTGCTCGCCGTGCCCATGTTCATACTGCAGATCCTGCTCGGCGTCGGCTGGGCGATCTTCCATATTCTGGTGATCACGCTGCAGGCATATATCTTCGGCATGCTGACGATCGTCTATCTGAGCATGGCCCAAGAGCACCACTAA
- a CDS encoding ATP synthase subunit I, translating to MRLAGAILGGQFLTGLVFAAVFGALDGTRSGMAAFFGAIVAILPGLWMALWMLPRRAEVRASAMARAFYFGELGKLGLTVGLFFAAALLFGQQFLPLLVTYVACLVCYWLGLILTR from the coding sequence ATGCGCCTAGCAGGGGCCATATTGGGCGGGCAGTTTCTGACCGGCCTGGTTTTCGCTGCCGTGTTCGGCGCGCTCGACGGGACGCGATCGGGAATGGCCGCATTCTTCGGCGCGATCGTCGCGATCCTGCCGGGGTTGTGGATGGCGCTATGGATGCTGCCGCGTCGGGCTGAAGTTCGGGCTTCGGCGATGGCCCGGGCCTTCTACTTCGGCGAGTTGGGAAAACTTGGATTGACCGTAGGGCTGTTTTTTGCGGCAGCCCTTTTGTTTGGCCAGCAGTTTCTTCCGCTGTTGGTGACATATGTGGCCTGTCTGGTGTGTTACTGGCTGGGCTTGATACTGACGCGCTAG
- a CDS encoding F0F1 ATP synthase subunit epsilon, translating into MKLHVDVVSAEGQIYSGSASMVFVAAEMGEVGIAPRHAPLLTRIRPGQVRIQQDGKDEETFFVSGGILEVQPHLVTVMADTAERAADIDEAAAEKAKQRAEEAMSNAEDRVDMARAQAELAEAAARLNMVKKLRSGH; encoded by the coding sequence ATGAAACTACACGTCGACGTCGTCAGTGCCGAAGGCCAGATCTACTCCGGCTCGGCTTCCATGGTGTTTGTCGCAGCGGAAATGGGCGAAGTCGGCATTGCCCCGCGCCACGCCCCGCTGTTGACGCGGATTCGTCCGGGGCAGGTGCGGATCCAGCAGGACGGCAAGGACGAGGAGACCTTCTTCGTTTCGGGCGGGATTCTCGAGGTCCAGCCCCATCTGGTGACGGTCATGGCCGACACCGCCGAGCGCGCCGCCGATATCGACGAGGCGGCTGCCGAGAAGGCCAAGCAGCGCGCCGAGGAGGCAATGTCCAACGCCGAGGACCGGGTGGATATGGCCCGGGCCCAGGCGGAGCTGGCCGAAGCGGCAGCGCGTCTGAATATGGTCAAGAAGCTGCGTAGCGGCCACTGA
- the atpG gene encoding F0F1 ATP synthase subunit gamma, which produces MAGAKEVKGKIKSVENTQKITKAMEMVAASKMRKAQERVEAARPYAEKIRRTIGHLSQANPDFEHPFMVEREVERVGMIVISTDRGLCGGLNINLFRKVMGELRHWEKQNVPVEMVVVGRKAASFFRRFKDLKAEVHDLGDTPHLEDLIGTIKVMLDDYREAQADRVYLMSNQFVNTMTQKPEVQQLLPVQASEDNELPDYWDYIYEPDAGDLLEDILVRYIEAQVYQGVVENVACEMAARMVAMKSASDNAGEIIDDLQLQYNKARQAAITQELGEIVAGAEAVS; this is translated from the coding sequence ATGGCCGGCGCAAAGGAAGTCAAAGGCAAGATCAAAAGCGTAGAAAATACGCAGAAGATCACCAAGGCCATGGAAATGGTGGCCGCGTCGAAGATGCGCAAGGCACAGGAGCGCGTCGAGGCGGCACGCCCCTATGCCGAGAAGATTCGTCGCACGATCGGACATCTGTCGCAGGCCAATCCGGATTTCGAACATCCGTTCATGGTCGAGCGCGAAGTCGAGCGCGTGGGCATGATCGTCATCTCGACCGACCGCGGGCTGTGCGGCGGTCTGAACATCAACCTGTTCCGCAAGGTGATGGGTGAGCTGCGGCACTGGGAAAAACAGAACGTGCCGGTCGAGATGGTCGTGGTCGGCCGAAAGGCGGCCAGCTTCTTCCGCCGCTTCAAGGATCTCAAGGCCGAGGTGCACGATCTGGGGGATACACCCCATCTCGAGGATCTCATCGGCACGATCAAGGTCATGCTGGACGACTATCGGGAGGCCCAGGCCGACCGCGTCTACCTGATGTCCAACCAGTTCGTGAACACGATGACTCAGAAGCCCGAGGTCCAGCAGTTGCTGCCGGTTCAGGCTAGCGAGGACAACGAGCTGCCCGACTACTGGGATTACATCTACGAACCGGATGCCGGTGACCTGCTCGAAGACATCCTTGTGCGTTATATCGAGGCGCAGGTCTATCAGGGCGTGGTCGAGAACGTGGCCTGCGAAATGGCCGCGCGGATGGTCGCGATGAAGTCGGCCTCCGACAACGCCGGTGAGATCATCGACGACCTGCAGCTGCAATACAACAAGGCGCGTCAGGCAGCGATTACCCAGGAGCTGGGCGAGATCGTGGCCGGTGCCGAAGCGGTCTCGTAA